Proteins encoded together in one Streptomyces sp. B1I3 window:
- a CDS encoding ABC transporter permease, translated as MPEQQPWDDATGGGAISGAGAGGAMDLAMDEGTTLEKTPGGPEGTGPGGKPRSLWSDAWRDLRRNPVFIISGLIILFLVIISIWPSLITDQDPLDCDLAKAQESSQPGHPFGFDGQGCDVYTRTVYGARTSVTVGVCSTLGVSLLGGVLGGLAGFFGGAWDAVLSRLTDVFFGIPVVLGGLVFLSVVTSSTVWPVIGFIVLLGWPQIARIARGSVITAKQNDYVQAARALGASNSRMMLRHIMPNAIAPVIVVATIALGTYISLEATLSYLGVGLKPPAVSWGIDISAASQYIRNAPHMLLWPAGALAVTVLAFIMLGDAVRDALDPKLR; from the coding sequence ATGCCTGAGCAGCAGCCGTGGGACGACGCGACGGGGGGCGGAGCCATCTCGGGGGCCGGGGCGGGCGGAGCCATGGACCTCGCCATGGACGAGGGCACCACGCTGGAGAAGACGCCCGGCGGCCCCGAAGGCACCGGGCCCGGAGGCAAGCCGCGCAGCCTGTGGTCCGACGCCTGGCGCGACCTGCGGCGCAACCCGGTCTTCATCATCTCCGGTCTGATCATCCTCTTCCTGGTGATCATCTCGATCTGGCCCTCGCTGATCACCGACCAGGACCCCCTCGACTGCGACCTGGCCAAGGCCCAGGAGAGCTCCCAGCCGGGCCACCCCTTCGGCTTCGACGGACAGGGCTGCGACGTCTACACCCGCACCGTCTACGGGGCGCGGACCTCGGTGACCGTGGGCGTCTGCTCCACGCTCGGCGTCTCGCTGCTCGGCGGAGTGCTGGGCGGTCTCGCGGGCTTCTTCGGAGGTGCGTGGGACGCGGTGCTCTCCCGCCTCACGGACGTCTTCTTCGGCATCCCGGTGGTCCTGGGCGGGCTGGTCTTCCTCTCCGTGGTCACGAGTTCCACGGTCTGGCCCGTGATCGGCTTCATCGTGCTGCTGGGCTGGCCCCAGATCGCCCGCATCGCACGGGGCTCCGTCATCACTGCCAAGCAGAACGACTACGTGCAGGCCGCCCGGGCGCTGGGCGCCTCCAACTCACGCATGATGCTGCGGCACATCATGCCCAACGCGATCGCCCCCGTGATCGTCGTCGCGACCATCGCACTGGGCACCTACATCTCCCTGGAGGCGACCCTCTCCTACCTCGGCGTCGGCCTGAAACCGCCGGCCGTCTCCTGGGGCATCGACATCTCCGCCGCCTCCCAGTACATCCGCAACGCGCCGCACATGCTGCTCTGGCCCGCCGGTGCCCTGGCGGTCACGGTGCTCGCCTTCATCATGCTCGGCGACGCGGTGCGCGACGCCCTGGACCCCAAGCTGCGCTGA
- a CDS encoding ABC transporter permease, whose amino-acid sequence MGRYVIRRLLQMIPVFIGTTLLIFLMVNVMGDPIAGLCGDRQCDPATAAQLRTEFGLDKPVWQQYLTYMGNIFTGDFGTAFNGQEVTELMATAFPITIRLTVIAIVFEIVIGISLGVVTGLRRGRPVDTGVLILTLVVIAVPTFVTGLLLQLLLGVKWGVIKPSVSPEAPVDELILPGLVLASVSLAYVTRLTRTSIAENARADYVRTAVAKGLPRRRVVVRHLLRNSLIPVVTFIGTDVGALMGGAIVTERIFNIHGVGYQLYQGILRQNSQTVVGFVTVLVLVFLAANLIVDLLYAVLDPRIRYA is encoded by the coding sequence ACGTTATGTGATCCGGCGGCTGCTGCAGATGATCCCGGTCTTCATCGGCACCACGCTGCTGATCTTCCTCATGGTGAACGTGATGGGCGACCCCATCGCGGGCCTCTGCGGCGACCGCCAGTGCGATCCGGCGACCGCCGCCCAGCTGCGCACGGAGTTCGGCCTCGACAAGCCCGTCTGGCAGCAGTACCTGACCTACATGGGCAACATCTTCACCGGGGACTTCGGCACCGCGTTCAACGGGCAGGAGGTCACCGAACTGATGGCGACCGCCTTCCCCATCACCATCCGGCTCACCGTCATCGCGATCGTCTTCGAGATCGTCATCGGCATCAGCCTCGGCGTCGTCACCGGACTGCGCCGCGGGCGGCCCGTCGACACCGGGGTGCTGATCCTGACCCTGGTCGTCATCGCCGTGCCGACGTTCGTCACCGGCCTGCTGCTCCAGCTCCTCCTCGGGGTGAAGTGGGGCGTGATCAAGCCGTCCGTCTCCCCGGAGGCGCCCGTCGACGAGCTGATCCTGCCCGGGCTGGTCCTGGCCTCCGTCTCGCTGGCCTACGTCACCCGGCTCACCCGGACCTCGATCGCCGAGAACGCCCGCGCCGACTACGTCCGTACCGCCGTGGCCAAGGGCCTGCCCCGGCGGCGGGTCGTCGTGCGGCACCTGCTGCGCAACTCCCTCATCCCCGTCGTCACCTTCATCGGCACGGACGTGGGTGCGCTGATGGGCGGGGCGATCGTCACCGAGCGCATCTTCAACATCCACGGAGTCGGCTACCAGCTCTACCAGGGCATCCTGCGGCAGAACTCCCAGACCGTCGTCGGTTTCGTCACCGTCCTGGTCCTCGTCTTCCTGGCCGCGAACCTGATCGTCGACCTCTTGTACGCCGTACTCGACCCGAGGATCCGCTATGCCTGA